From Bacteroidota bacterium, the proteins below share one genomic window:
- a CDS encoding tetratricopeptide repeat protein, producing MIRISTLLLLCFLPLFGLGQLWQEDRKAERMFQSAIEVFEKREYDNAARYFELLLQREANQRTLSATYMAGLSYYYLNNYDSAIQHFQKLLLNYPGNPYEEDAQLHKSLLMLRKTEKQAGGLFVLMNLIQKSQDDSLKATAEAHLQNFFFYEASLDFLKGYYQIVRPSYLNLVNEAICLQLFRKGDTPQLAKYLDEYTQRNGGKLSARLQRLGGQNAKLQEAQLKIAVVLPFEIVGPNPSLKVQAEWAFDLLAGMRLALENERFPYYTGIDLRVWDSHKSKSVTQQLVDEEIGPWQPNVIIGEIYNSPSRVLADYADQAEALHLIPLSPSESLVQGHQRSYLANPTTSTCIRQLAAYARQSFSPRRVLILKGPGTHSFYVEDFASQFPPGVEVRVLATETHSPEALSGLLADGSWHCLYMPMTDESLVRTYVRQLQQDHISTPILGLPEWSVYNGLNKQLLSSMRTYISDAYAPKHDTIQYNKVRVLHESTYRNPPTIYVFQGYDLVRLAAHNLARATPYTKPEEAMRDAPAFEGINQAYAFGQAYSNQRVHILQFRQGELAKVAFVPTRP from the coding sequence CCCTATTTGGCCTGGGCCAGCTGTGGCAGGAAGACCGAAAGGCCGAGCGCATGTTCCAATCCGCCATAGAGGTATTTGAAAAGCGGGAGTATGACAACGCCGCGCGCTATTTTGAGCTACTGCTGCAGCGAGAGGCGAACCAGCGTACCCTAAGCGCCACCTACATGGCCGGCCTTAGCTACTACTATCTCAACAACTACGATTCAGCCATCCAGCATTTCCAAAAACTGCTGCTCAACTACCCTGGCAACCCCTACGAGGAAGATGCCCAGCTGCACAAAAGCCTGCTGATGCTGCGGAAAACCGAAAAACAAGCCGGAGGCCTATTTGTACTCATGAACCTGATACAAAAAAGCCAGGACGATAGCCTGAAAGCGACAGCCGAAGCGCATCTACAGAACTTCTTTTTCTATGAGGCTAGCCTGGACTTCCTGAAAGGATACTACCAAATCGTGCGCCCTTCCTATCTGAACCTGGTAAATGAGGCCATTTGCCTGCAGCTATTCCGAAAAGGCGATACACCGCAACTGGCAAAGTACCTGGACGAATATACCCAGCGTAATGGGGGCAAGCTGAGCGCGCGCCTACAGCGCCTGGGCGGGCAGAATGCAAAACTGCAAGAAGCCCAGCTCAAGATAGCCGTGGTCCTGCCCTTTGAGATTGTGGGGCCGAACCCAAGCCTGAAGGTTCAGGCCGAATGGGCTTTTGACCTACTGGCTGGTATGCGGCTGGCACTGGAGAACGAGCGCTTCCCCTACTACACCGGCATAGACCTACGGGTGTGGGACAGCCACAAGAGCAAAAGTGTAACCCAACAGCTAGTGGACGAAGAAATTGGGCCCTGGCAGCCCAATGTAATCATTGGTGAGATATACAACAGCCCCAGCCGCGTGCTGGCCGACTATGCCGACCAGGCAGAGGCCCTCCACCTTATCCCCCTGTCGCCCAGCGAAAGCCTGGTACAGGGCCATCAGCGTAGCTACCTGGCCAACCCCACCACCAGCACCTGCATCCGGCAGCTGGCAGCCTATGCCCGCCAGAGCTTCTCGCCCCGGCGTGTACTGATCCTGAAGGGGCCAGGCACACACAGCTTTTATGTAGAAGACTTCGCCAGCCAGTTTCCTCCCGGGGTGGAGGTACGGGTGCTGGCAACAGAAACCCATAGCCCGGAGGCCCTAAGCGGGCTGCTGGCCGATGGCAGCTGGCACTGCCTGTACATGCCCATGACCGATGAAAGCCTGGTGCGCACCTATGTACGCCAGCTGCAGCAAGACCACATAAGCACCCCCATACTGGGCCTGCCCGAGTGGAGCGTGTATAACGGCCTGAACAAGCAACTATTGAGTAGCATGCGCACTTACATCTCCGATGCGTATGCGCCCAAGCACGACACCATCCAGTACAACAAGGTGCGGGTGCTGCACGAAAGTACGTACCGCAATCCGCCCACCATCTACGTATTTCAGGGCTATGACCTGGTGCGCCTGGCAGCGCACAACCTGGCACGGGCTACCCCCTACACCAAACCCGAGGAAGCCATGCGAGATGCCCCCGCATTCGAGGGCATCAACCAGGCCTACGCATTCGGGCAGGCCTACTCCAATCAGCGGGTACACATCCTGCAGTTCCGGCAAGGCGAGCTGGCCAAGGTGGCCTTTGTACCTACCCGGCCCTAA
- the hppD gene encoding 4-hydroxyphenylpyruvate dioxygenase → MQNPYPITEKRFEGAKDFLPINGTDYVEFWVGNAKQAAHYYQTAFGFQPLAYKGPETGEKRYASYVLMQDKIRFVLTTPLQPDGEMADHVRKHGDGVKVLALWVDDAKSAFEETTKRGAKAFMEPTVEKDGSGEVVRSGIRTYGDTVHIFVERKNYKGLFLPGYEKWEPNYRPGPVGLRYVDHCVGNVDWGQMNTWVEFYQNVLGFTAIKSFDDAQISTEYSALMSKVMANGNGRIKFPINEPAEGKKKSQIEEYIDFYQGAGVQHVAMATDDIVHTITELRKRGVEFLEVPDTYYEELKARVGEIDEDVEVLRKLKVLVDRDEEGYLLQLFTKPVEDRPTLFYEIIQRKGAYSFGEGNFKALFESIEREQGRRGNL, encoded by the coding sequence ATGCAAAATCCCTATCCAATCACAGAGAAAAGATTCGAAGGCGCGAAGGACTTCCTGCCCATCAACGGTACCGACTATGTAGAGTTTTGGGTGGGCAACGCCAAGCAGGCCGCCCATTACTACCAAACTGCCTTCGGCTTCCAACCCCTGGCCTATAAGGGGCCCGAGACAGGCGAGAAGCGATATGCCAGCTATGTGCTGATGCAAGACAAGATTCGCTTTGTGCTGACCACCCCCCTGCAGCCCGATGGCGAAATGGCCGACCACGTCCGCAAGCATGGCGATGGCGTAAAGGTGCTTGCCCTATGGGTAGATGATGCAAAAAGTGCCTTTGAAGAAACAACCAAACGAGGCGCCAAAGCCTTTATGGAGCCCACCGTGGAGAAAGACGGTAGCGGCGAGGTGGTACGCAGTGGCATTCGCACCTACGGCGACACCGTGCACATCTTCGTAGAGCGGAAAAACTACAAGGGCCTATTCCTGCCCGGATACGAAAAATGGGAGCCTAACTATCGCCCAGGCCCTGTGGGCCTACGCTATGTAGACCACTGTGTGGGAAATGTGGACTGGGGCCAGATGAACACCTGGGTAGAATTCTACCAAAACGTACTGGGCTTCACGGCCATCAAGAGCTTTGACGACGCACAGATCAGCACCGAGTACAGTGCCCTGATGAGCAAGGTGATGGCCAATGGCAATGGCCGCATCAAGTTCCCCATCAATGAGCCGGCTGAAGGCAAGAAAAAAAGCCAGATAGAGGAATACATCGACTTCTACCAGGGGGCGGGTGTGCAGCACGTAGCCATGGCCACCGATGACATTGTGCACACCATTACCGAGCTGCGCAAGCGCGGGGTGGAGTTTCTGGAAGTGCCCGACACCTACTACGAAGAGCTGAAGGCGCGCGTGGGCGAAATAGACGAAGACGTGGAGGTGCTACGCAAGCTGAAAGTACTGGTAGACCGCGACGAAGAGGGCTATCTGCTACAGCTGTTTACCAAACCGGTAGAAGACCGCCCCACCCTGTTCTATGAGATCATCCAGCGCAAGGGTGCCTATAGCTTTGGCGAAGGCAACTTCAAGGCACTTTTTGAGTCCATAGAACGCGAGCAGGGCCGCCGCGGCAACCTGTAA
- a CDS encoding T9SS type A sorting domain-containing protein: MTRFLPIAFLLCSFAQAQDFSTTPAPAPYYQSQYENGGQFQVMRYREQGTVDEQRTAGRQYADQPLADQPAYHEQQLQLAEGVQLLAFRLVSGTQHAFAERTYRTQDESTTIVLKRSGGTEDNAPQPLAEYPQTEELTAAGIPESTEMPVRLYPNPAVGYVQLEVPAGHNLRFRLSDMQGRQIKLQQLADQADSIAVYQLSLDKLQPGTYIYTVEGDNFRSVGRLLVQ, from the coding sequence ATGACACGTTTTCTACCCATTGCATTTTTGCTATGCAGTTTTGCCCAGGCGCAAGACTTTAGCACCACACCGGCACCTGCGCCGTATTACCAGAGCCAATACGAAAATGGCGGCCAGTTTCAGGTAATGCGCTACCGGGAGCAGGGCACAGTGGACGAGCAGCGCACGGCCGGACGCCAGTATGCTGATCAGCCCCTGGCGGACCAGCCAGCCTACCATGAACAGCAGCTACAGCTGGCCGAGGGTGTGCAGTTGCTCGCTTTTCGCTTGGTATCGGGTACCCAGCATGCCTTTGCCGAGCGTACCTACCGCACGCAAGACGAGAGCACCACCATTGTACTGAAACGCAGTGGGGGCACGGAAGACAACGCACCCCAGCCCCTGGCTGAGTATCCCCAAACCGAGGAACTGACTGCGGCGGGTATACCGGAAAGTACGGAAATGCCTGTGCGCTTGTACCCCAACCCGGCTGTGGGCTATGTGCAGCTGGAGGTGCCAGCCGGACATAACCTCCGTTTCCGGCTATCCGACATGCAAGGCCGACAGATTAAGCTTCAGCAGCTGGCGGATCAGGCTGACTCGATCGCTGTATACCAGCTAAGCCTGGACAAGCTACAGCCAGGAACTTACATCTACACCGTCGAGGGGGATAATTTCCGATCGGTAGGTCGCTTGCTTGTGCAATAA